The Nocardioides sp. S-1144 genome includes a region encoding these proteins:
- a CDS encoding SDR family oxidoreductase, which produces MDINGAVVLVTGANRGIGAEFVELLKQRGATKIYAGARDASTIVAAGVHPLELDITDPAQVEAAAAAAGDAEVVINNAGISTGTSLVTGDEALIRREMETNFFGPLLVTRAFAPVLGRNGGGAILNVISALSWFTLPGAGAYAASKAAAAALTDSTRLELAAQGTHVVAVHMGLVDTDMARTVEAPKIAPSDLARAGLDAVESGSQEVLADDWARFVKAGLADDPRVRYEQILTALGG; this is translated from the coding sequence ATGGACATCAACGGAGCGGTGGTGCTCGTCACCGGCGCCAACCGGGGCATCGGGGCCGAGTTCGTCGAGCTGCTGAAGCAGCGCGGCGCGACCAAGATCTACGCCGGTGCGCGCGACGCGAGCACGATCGTCGCGGCCGGCGTCCACCCGCTCGAGCTTGACATCACCGACCCTGCCCAGGTCGAGGCGGCCGCGGCCGCCGCCGGCGACGCGGAGGTGGTCATCAACAACGCCGGCATCTCCACCGGCACCTCGCTCGTGACCGGGGACGAGGCGCTGATCCGTCGCGAGATGGAGACGAACTTCTTCGGGCCGCTGCTGGTGACGCGCGCGTTCGCCCCCGTCCTGGGCCGCAACGGCGGCGGCGCGATCCTCAACGTCATCTCGGCGCTGTCGTGGTTCACCCTCCCGGGCGCCGGCGCCTACGCCGCCTCGAAGGCCGCGGCCGCGGCGCTGACCGACAGCACGCGGCTCGAGCTGGCCGCCCAGGGCACGCACGTGGTCGCGGTGCACATGGGGCTGGTCGACACCGACATGGCCAGGACCGTGGAGGCGCCGAAGATCGCGCCGTCGGACCTGGCGCGCGCCGGGCTCGACGCCGTCGAGTCCGGTTCGCAGGAGGTGCTCGCCGACGACTGGGCGAGGTTCGTCAAGGCGGGGCTCGCGGACGACCCGAGGGTGCGGTACGAGCAGATCCTCACCGCCCTGGGCGGCTGA
- a CDS encoding SRPBCC family protein, producing MTHECISATARVEASAASVFAVLADPSQHRAIDGTGRVRDPVEPVPITAAGQIFRVGMFHERHPDGTYEMANLVLDLVPPHVISWKPGHRSAGTGDLEFGGWTWRYDLSALGPSLTEVTLTYDWSATTREARRVQGFPPFPPTHLADSLTHLAALVTP from the coding sequence GTGACCCACGAGTGCATCAGCGCGACCGCCCGCGTGGAGGCGTCGGCCGCCTCCGTCTTCGCGGTCCTGGCCGATCCCTCCCAGCACCGCGCCATCGACGGCACCGGCCGCGTGCGCGATCCCGTCGAGCCTGTCCCGATCACCGCCGCGGGACAGATCTTCCGGGTCGGGATGTTCCACGAGCGCCATCCCGACGGCACCTACGAGATGGCCAACCTGGTCCTCGACCTCGTGCCGCCGCACGTCATCTCCTGGAAGCCCGGCCATCGCTCGGCAGGGACCGGCGACCTCGAGTTCGGCGGCTGGACCTGGCGGTACGACCTGAGCGCGCTCGGTCCCTCCCTCACCGAGGTGACGCTCACCTACGACTGGTCGGCGACCACGCGCGAGGCCCGCCGCGTGCAGGGCTTCCCGCCGTTCCCGCCGACCCACCTGGCCGACTCCCTCACCCACCTCGCGGCGCTGGTGACCCCTTGA
- a CDS encoding TetR/AcrR family transcriptional regulator, protein MAGRPRSFDRDAALAVAVEQFWRAGYEETSVATLTAAMGLTPPSLYAAFGDKRRLFEEAAALYFRRTCEAVDHATALPTAREAVARVLADTARAHTDPATPAGCLMLTEPRLEAQRDVLRRRLQDRLDQGVRDHDLPPTTNTDHLARFLVAVLRGMSGSARDGGTIEDLQGIADAAMAAVPAPPDDRVADRS, encoded by the coding sequence ATGGCTGGCCGACCTCGGAGCTTCGATCGCGACGCCGCGCTCGCGGTGGCCGTCGAGCAGTTCTGGCGCGCGGGCTACGAGGAGACCTCCGTGGCGACCCTGACCGCGGCGATGGGCCTCACGCCTCCCAGCCTCTACGCGGCTTTCGGCGACAAGCGTCGCCTGTTCGAGGAGGCCGCGGCGCTCTACTTCCGGCGCACGTGCGAGGCGGTCGACCACGCCACGGCGCTCCCGACCGCGCGCGAGGCCGTGGCCCGGGTGCTGGCCGACACCGCACGCGCCCACACCGACCCGGCGACGCCGGCGGGGTGCCTCATGCTCACCGAACCGCGGCTCGAGGCGCAGCGCGACGTGCTCCGCCGGCGTCTCCAGGACCGGCTCGACCAAGGGGTGCGGGACCACGACCTGCCCCCCACCACGAACACCGACCACCTCGCCCGGTTCCTCGTGGCCGTGCTGCGCGGGATGTCGGGCTCCGCCCGCGACGGCGGCACGATCGAGGACCTCCAGGGCATCGCCGACGCCGCGATGGCGGCCGTGCCGGCGCCGCCGGACGACCGGGTGGCGGACCGCTCCTGA
- a CDS encoding ArsR/SmtB family transcription factor, whose amino-acid sequence MPVPPDALACCTPLAREPMGEDQAATVAPLLKALADPVRLRLMSLVLSHEGREACVCDLLPAFDLSQPTISHHLKVLHEAGLLDREKRGVWVYYQARPEAMEAMVNLFAAVVPAGTSV is encoded by the coding sequence GTGCCGGTCCCCCCAGACGCCCTGGCGTGCTGCACCCCGCTGGCGCGGGAGCCGATGGGCGAGGACCAGGCCGCCACGGTCGCTCCGCTCCTCAAGGCCCTCGCCGACCCGGTCCGGCTGCGGCTGATGTCGCTGGTGCTCTCGCACGAGGGGCGCGAGGCGTGCGTGTGCGACCTGCTCCCGGCCTTCGACCTGTCCCAGCCGACCATCAGCCACCACCTCAAGGTGCTCCACGAGGCCGGGCTGCTGGATCGTGAGAAGCGCGGCGTCTGGGTCTACTACCAAGCGCGCCCCGAGGCGATGGAGGCCATGGTCAACCTCTTCGCGGCCGTCGTCCCGGCCGGGACGAGCGTGTGA
- a CDS encoding ArsI/CadI family heavy metal resistance metalloenzyme, which yields MSRVQLALRVADLEASIAFYSTLFDTTPAKRRPGYANFAIAEPPLKLVLLEGRAGEDTRMDHLGVEVETTDLVTDAHHRLAEAGVLTRPEDNTTCCYAVQDKVWVTGPGREPWEVYTVKSDARPDLEGHAEEPGAAVDGTCCTTNDEAMRLTVSPPGR from the coding sequence ATGTCCCGAGTGCAGCTGGCCCTCCGCGTCGCCGACCTGGAGGCGTCCATCGCGTTCTACTCCACGCTCTTCGACACCACCCCTGCCAAGCGCCGGCCCGGCTACGCGAACTTCGCCATCGCCGAACCCCCGCTGAAGCTGGTGCTCCTGGAGGGCCGGGCCGGTGAGGACACCCGCATGGACCACCTCGGGGTCGAGGTCGAGACCACCGACCTCGTCACCGACGCCCACCACCGGCTCGCCGAGGCCGGGGTCCTCACCCGGCCCGAGGACAACACCACCTGCTGCTACGCCGTCCAGGACAAGGTGTGGGTCACCGGCCCCGGCCGGGAGCCCTGGGAGGTCTACACCGTGAAGTCCGATGCCCGGCCCGACCTCGAGGGGCACGCCGAGGAGCCCGGAGCCGCGGTCGACGGCACCTGCTGCACGACCAACGACGAGGCGATGCGACTCACCGTCAGCCCTCCCGGTCGCTGA
- a CDS encoding inositol-3-phosphate synthase, translating into MTIDDAATTTPTRTGIWLVGARGSVATTTVVGALALRAGLTDSVGLVSQFPEVAVSGLPEVSGLVFGGHDVATQPLTKRAEQLVQGGVLPARLMPLLAEELEAVDRRVRHGLDPATGEPQGVAVDRLRDDLVAFRAAEGLDRVVVVDVASTEPPAGAVAADGPLGDLAVLESALDAGESPLPLSSVYALAAYRAGCSYVSFTPSPGSRLPALAQAAERAGVPWAGSDGKTGETLVKSALAPMFATRALKVRSWASYNMLGGGDGATLADPAAAASKIDSKRNGLEAMLGHEVDGPMHIDNVPDLGDWKTAMDHVSFEGFLGVRMSLQFTWSGCDSALAAPLVLDLARLTARAHEAGRTGPQSALGFFFKDPVDSDEHRLGAQWDALVAWCSGLARG; encoded by the coding sequence ATGACCATCGACGACGCCGCCACCACCACGCCGACCCGGACCGGGATCTGGCTGGTCGGCGCGCGAGGCTCGGTGGCGACCACGACCGTGGTCGGTGCCCTCGCGCTGCGCGCCGGGCTGACCGACAGCGTCGGCCTGGTCTCGCAGTTCCCCGAGGTGGCCGTCTCCGGGCTGCCCGAGGTCTCCGGGCTGGTCTTCGGCGGCCACGACGTCGCCACGCAGCCGCTCACCAAGCGGGCCGAGCAGCTGGTCCAGGGCGGCGTCCTGCCGGCGCGCCTGATGCCGCTGCTGGCCGAGGAGCTGGAGGCCGTCGACCGCCGGGTCCGCCACGGCCTCGACCCCGCCACCGGTGAGCCGCAGGGCGTCGCGGTCGACCGGCTCCGCGACGACCTGGTCGCCTTCCGTGCCGCCGAGGGCCTCGACCGCGTGGTCGTGGTCGACGTCGCCAGCACCGAGCCGCCGGCCGGTGCGGTCGCAGCCGACGGACCGCTGGGCGACCTCGCGGTCCTCGAGTCCGCGCTCGACGCCGGCGAGAGCCCGCTGCCGCTGTCGTCGGTCTACGCGCTGGCCGCCTACCGCGCCGGCTGCTCCTACGTCTCCTTCACCCCCAGCCCCGGTTCGCGGCTGCCCGCCCTGGCCCAGGCGGCCGAGCGGGCCGGCGTCCCGTGGGCCGGCAGCGACGGCAAGACCGGCGAGACGCTCGTGAAGTCGGCACTGGCGCCGATGTTCGCCACCCGCGCCCTCAAGGTGCGCTCGTGGGCGTCGTACAACATGCTCGGCGGCGGGGACGGTGCCACGCTGGCCGACCCCGCCGCCGCTGCCAGCAAGATCGACTCGAAGCGCAACGGTCTGGAGGCGATGCTCGGTCACGAGGTCGACGGCCCGATGCACATCGACAACGTCCCCGACCTCGGCGACTGGAAGACCGCGATGGACCACGTGTCCTTCGAGGGCTTCCTCGGGGTCCGGATGAGCCTGCAGTTCACCTGGTCCGGCTGCGACTCCGCCCTGGCGGCGCCGCTCGTGCTCGACCTCGCGCGGCTCACCGCCCGCGCGCACGAGGCCGGCCGCACCGGCCCGCAGTCGGCGCTGGGATTCTTCTTCAAGGACCCGGTCGACAGCGACGAGCACCGCCTCGGCGCCCAGTGGGACGCCCTGGTCGCGTGGTGCTCCGGACTCGCCCGTGGCTGA
- a CDS encoding sugar phosphate isomerase/epimerase family protein: MSGPLRYGYGTNGLTSHRLDDAIDLLADLGYDGVALTLDHLHLDPFAPELPARTAAVARHLERRGMAVVIETGARYLLDPRRKHEPTFVSDDGRDRRVDYLHRAVEVAADLGAEAVSFWSGILPAGVDAATGWDRLVAGVREVLTLAERRGVVCAFEPEPGMAVDTLDGVLELRRRLGDPDGLRVTLDLGHVVCNEPRGMAETIHRAGDLIANVQVDDMVHGVHEHLEIGTGEVDFVEALGALRGVGYTGLAALELPRQAHAAPAVAERSLRLLRAAEAQATDADDVRVPETAERR; the protein is encoded by the coding sequence ATGAGCGGCCCGCTCCGCTACGGCTACGGCACCAACGGCCTGACCAGCCACCGCCTCGACGACGCCATCGACCTGCTCGCCGACCTGGGCTACGACGGCGTCGCCCTCACCCTCGACCACCTCCACCTCGACCCCTTCGCGCCCGAGCTGCCCGCCCGCACGGCCGCCGTGGCCCGGCACCTCGAGCGCCGCGGGATGGCCGTCGTCATCGAGACCGGCGCGCGCTACCTGCTCGACCCGCGGCGCAAGCACGAGCCCACCTTCGTCTCCGACGACGGCCGCGACCGCCGCGTCGACTACCTGCACCGCGCCGTCGAGGTCGCCGCCGACCTGGGCGCCGAGGCGGTGTCGTTCTGGTCGGGCATCCTGCCCGCCGGCGTCGACGCCGCCACCGGCTGGGACCGCCTCGTCGCCGGCGTGCGCGAGGTGCTCACGCTCGCCGAGCGACGCGGCGTCGTCTGCGCCTTCGAGCCCGAGCCCGGCATGGCGGTCGACACCCTCGACGGCGTCCTCGAGCTGCGCCGCCGTCTCGGCGACCCCGACGGCCTGCGCGTCACCCTCGACCTCGGCCACGTCGTGTGCAACGAGCCGCGGGGGATGGCCGAGACCATCCACCGCGCCGGCGACCTGATCGCCAACGTCCAGGTCGACGACATGGTCCACGGCGTCCACGAGCACCTCGAGATCGGCACCGGCGAGGTCGACTTCGTCGAGGCGCTCGGCGCCCTGCGCGGCGTCGGGTACACCGGCCTGGCGGCCCTCGAGCTGCCGCGCCAGGCGCACGCCGCCCCGGCCGTGGCCGAGCGGTCCCTGCGACTGCTGCGCGCCGCCGAGGCGCAGGCCACCGACGCGGACGACGTCCGGGTCCCCGAGACGGCGGAGCGACGATGA
- a CDS encoding SCO3242 family prenyltransferase yields the protein MAERPLLVGLADLAELVRAPAALSVPGDTLAGAAAVGALSPASALMPLASICLYWSGMALNDYADRELDAVERPERPIPSGRVGAGTALGIAAGLTVAGVTTAALAGGRPAARTAVLLTAAVWSYDLVLKNSPVGPAAMAAARGLDVLLGAGRTPGAAAAPALLVAAHTAGVTALSRGEVHGTRPATAASVTAVTGLVAGLTAWRARGRGRGAVLPAVLAATYAAAVGRAQARAVSDPSAPTVRTATGAGIRGLVPLQAGLLAGSAAPRTAVALLAAAPAAAWASKVVSPT from the coding sequence GTGGCTGAGCGACCCCTGCTGGTCGGTCTGGCCGACCTGGCCGAGCTCGTGCGGGCCCCCGCGGCCCTCAGCGTGCCCGGTGACACGCTGGCCGGGGCGGCCGCCGTCGGCGCGCTGTCGCCGGCCTCGGCCCTGATGCCGCTCGCCTCGATCTGCCTGTACTGGTCCGGCATGGCCCTCAACGACTACGCCGACCGGGAGCTCGACGCCGTCGAGCGGCCCGAGCGGCCGATCCCCTCGGGTCGGGTCGGCGCGGGCACGGCCCTGGGCATCGCCGCCGGCCTCACCGTCGCCGGCGTCACCACCGCGGCGCTCGCCGGCGGTCGCCCCGCCGCCCGGACGGCGGTGCTGCTCACCGCGGCCGTCTGGTCCTACGACCTCGTGCTGAAGAACAGCCCCGTCGGCCCCGCGGCGATGGCCGCCGCGCGCGGCCTCGACGTCCTGCTCGGCGCCGGGCGCACCCCGGGCGCCGCCGCGGCGCCCGCCCTGCTCGTCGCGGCGCACACCGCCGGCGTCACCGCGCTGAGTCGCGGCGAGGTGCACGGCACCCGCCCGGCCACCGCCGCCTCCGTCACCGCCGTCACCGGGCTGGTCGCCGGGCTCACCGCCTGGCGCGCCCGCGGCCGCGGCCGCGGCGCCGTGCTGCCCGCCGTGCTCGCCGCGACGTACGCCGCCGCCGTCGGCCGGGCCCAGGCGCGCGCCGTCAGCGACCCGAGCGCACCGACGGTCCGCACCGCCACCGGCGCCGGCATCCGGGGCCTGGTGCCGCTCCAGGCCGGCCTGCTCGCCGGCTCCGCGGCCCCCCGCACGGCCGTGGCGCTGCTCGCCGCCGCCCCGGCCGCGGCGTGGGCCTCGAAGGTGGTCTCGCCGACATGA
- a CDS encoding GNAT family N-acetyltransferase: MGEPAVPLPTPTLLTARLRLRPITDADAGVLLALHGDAHVLRYWDSPPWTDGARAQRFVAACRELAAEGTGARLALERTTDGAFLGWCGLTRFDPQHRSASLGYCLGAAAWGHGYATEAAGAVLGWAFETLDLNRVQAETDTRNLASARVLEKLGFRREGTLREDCVVDGDVSDSWVFGLLRREWRPPTTGPAGAPE; encoded by the coding sequence GTGGGTGAGCCCGCGGTGCCGCTCCCCACGCCCACCCTCCTCACCGCGCGGCTGCGACTGCGGCCGATCACCGACGCGGACGCCGGCGTCCTCCTCGCGCTGCACGGCGACGCCCACGTGCTGCGCTACTGGGACTCCCCGCCCTGGACCGACGGCGCCCGCGCCCAGCGGTTCGTCGCGGCCTGCCGGGAGCTGGCCGCCGAGGGCACGGGTGCGCGTCTGGCCCTGGAGCGGACCACCGACGGTGCCTTCCTCGGCTGGTGCGGCCTGACCCGCTTCGACCCCCAGCACCGCAGCGCCTCGCTGGGCTACTGCCTCGGCGCCGCCGCCTGGGGCCACGGCTACGCGACCGAGGCGGCGGGTGCCGTGCTCGGCTGGGCCTTCGAGACCCTCGACCTGAACCGGGTCCAGGCCGAGACCGACACCCGCAACCTGGCCTCGGCCCGCGTCCTGGAGAAGCTCGGCTTCCGGCGCGAGGGCACGCTGCGCGAGGACTGCGTCGTGGACGGCGACGTGTCCGACTCGTGGGTCTTCGGCCTGCTGCGGCGCGAGTGGCGGCCGCCGACGACCGGCCCCGCCGGGGCGCCGGAGTGA
- a CDS encoding ClpX C4-type zinc finger protein: protein MTPTNPDDHHCSFCGTLGTEAERFIAGPGVYICNECVEVCVDILAGKPTPSFPPLDDKSDDDLLRDMAQIAASRDQVEEAVVDRAQRLRARGVTWARIGEGLGMTRQSAWERFSTDLD, encoded by the coding sequence ATGACCCCCACGAACCCGGACGACCACCACTGCTCGTTCTGCGGCACGCTCGGGACCGAGGCCGAGAGGTTCATCGCCGGCCCGGGTGTGTACATCTGCAACGAGTGCGTCGAGGTCTGCGTGGACATCCTGGCGGGCAAGCCCACGCCGTCGTTCCCTCCGCTCGACGACAAGAGCGACGACGACCTGCTCCGCGACATGGCGCAGATCGCGGCGTCCCGCGACCAGGTGGAGGAGGCCGTCGTGGACCGTGCCCAGCGGCTGCGGGCTCGGGGCGTCACCTGGGCCCGGATCGGTGAGGGCCTGGGGATGACCCGTCAGTCGGCGTGGGAGCGCTTCTCGACCGACTTGGACTGA
- a CDS encoding arsenate reductase ArsC, which yields MTTPEVLFVCVHNQGRSQMAAALLARHAAGRVRVRSAGSAPADSVNPAVVEVMAEIGIDISQELPKKLLTHDVAAADVVVTMGCGDACPIYPGKRYEDWVLTDPSGKGPDSVREIRDEIDQRVRALLAELVPDTPTA from the coding sequence ATGACGACCCCCGAGGTCCTCTTCGTCTGCGTCCACAACCAGGGTCGCTCCCAGATGGCAGCCGCGCTCCTCGCCCGGCACGCCGCCGGACGCGTCCGCGTCCGCTCCGCCGGCTCCGCACCCGCCGACAGCGTCAACCCCGCCGTCGTCGAGGTGATGGCCGAGATCGGCATCGACATCTCCCAGGAGCTCCCCAAGAAGCTCCTCACCCACGACGTGGCCGCCGCCGACGTCGTCGTCACCATGGGTTGCGGCGACGCCTGCCCCATCTACCCCGGCAAGCGCTACGAGGACTGGGTCCTCACCGACCCCTCCGGCAAGGGTCCCGACTCCGTGCGCGAGATCCGCGACGAGATCGACCAGCGCGTCCGCGCGCTGCTCGCCGAGCTCGTCCCGGACACCCCGACCGCCTGA
- a CDS encoding MFS transporter, producing MNRPGFRSALASTAFRRLCLAHGLATVGQLVVTLAVGVHVLAETRSGVWVSVTVASAFAPYALCSALAGVLADRRSRSAVLAGAAWVRTALALVLVAGTAAGWPVAVLAGVTALVAVAATPSFPSLAAATPQCVPDRDLPPANALVTCVENVTWIGGPGVFGLLVLAGAGTEVTVLVAAVLFAVAGTVAASVRLRRPARDRATGWWADLVAGVAAVARRPEVRRPMGLAVVDNLLYGYLVVAIVLLADAAPGDDDPLGLLNAALTVGALASMLVVNRCTRGDRTSAVLVVTLVGFCLTLAALGAVGATALGVALLVVAGGTTMVAEVAAVTLLQRSTDTGTLARVFGIYDQLNVGAIALGSLAAGPLSAVAGPHAGLVAVAGLGIVLTLPALLGQLGPARAGAGATRRRGRLASGSVRRSLTTRQDVPDTAEGTP from the coding sequence GTGAACCGCCCAGGCTTCCGGTCGGCACTGGCGAGCACGGCGTTCCGCCGGCTCTGCCTCGCCCACGGGCTCGCCACCGTCGGCCAGCTCGTCGTCACCCTCGCGGTGGGGGTCCACGTCCTCGCGGAGACCCGGTCCGGCGTCTGGGTCTCGGTGACCGTCGCGTCGGCGTTCGCGCCGTACGCCCTGTGCTCGGCGCTCGCCGGTGTGCTCGCCGACCGCCGGTCGCGCAGCGCCGTGCTGGCCGGTGCCGCGTGGGTGCGGACGGCGCTCGCGCTCGTGCTCGTCGCCGGGACGGCGGCCGGCTGGCCGGTCGCCGTCCTGGCCGGTGTCACCGCCCTCGTCGCGGTGGCCGCGACGCCGTCGTTCCCCTCGCTCGCCGCTGCCACGCCGCAGTGCGTGCCGGACCGCGACCTGCCGCCGGCGAACGCGCTCGTCACCTGCGTCGAGAACGTGACCTGGATCGGTGGGCCCGGGGTGTTCGGGCTGCTCGTCCTGGCCGGCGCCGGGACGGAGGTGACGGTGCTCGTCGCCGCGGTCCTCTTCGCCGTCGCCGGCACCGTCGCGGCGTCCGTGCGACTCCGCCGACCGGCACGGGACCGGGCGACCGGCTGGTGGGCCGACCTGGTCGCCGGGGTCGCCGCCGTGGCCCGTCGGCCCGAGGTCCGCCGGCCCATGGGGCTCGCCGTCGTCGACAACCTCCTGTACGGCTACCTGGTGGTGGCGATCGTGCTTCTCGCCGACGCGGCGCCGGGGGACGACGACCCGCTCGGCCTGCTCAACGCCGCCCTGACCGTGGGCGCCCTGGCGTCGATGCTGGTCGTGAACCGGTGCACCCGCGGCGACCGGACCTCCGCGGTCCTGGTCGTGACCCTCGTCGGCTTCTGCCTCACCCTCGCCGCCCTCGGGGCGGTCGGCGCCACCGCGCTGGGCGTCGCGCTCCTCGTGGTCGCCGGCGGCACGACCATGGTGGCGGAGGTGGCGGCGGTGACGCTGCTCCAGCGCTCGACCGACACCGGCACGCTGGCCCGGGTCTTCGGGATCTACGACCAGCTCAACGTGGGCGCCATCGCGCTGGGCTCGTTGGCGGCCGGTCCGCTCTCGGCGGTGGCCGGACCACACGCCGGGCTGGTCGCCGTCGCCGGGCTCGGCATCGTGCTCACGCTGCCGGCGCTCCTCGGGCAGCTCGGTCCCGCCCGTGCCGGCGCGGGAGCGACTCGCCGGCGGGGTCGCTTGGCATCCGGATCCGTCAGGCGTAGCCTGACAACGCGTCAGGACGTGCCTGACACTGCGGAAGGAACGCCATGA
- the arsB gene encoding ACR3 family arsenite efflux transporter yields MSDVVGERAGTSSEDAVATRLSTLDRFLPVWIVAAMALGLLLGRSIPGLDDALASVEIGSVSLPIAVGLLVMMYPVLAKVRYDELGRVAADRRLLAASILLNWIVGPALMFALAWLMLPDLPEYRTGLIIVGLARCIAMVLIWNDLACGDREAAAILVAINSVFQVVAFAGLGYLYLELLPGWLGLADTGGGGGGGLHVSVWDIATSVLVFLGVPLLAGFLTRTLGERARGRDWYETTFLPRIGPTALHGLLFTIVVLFALQGDTITHRPLDVARIALPLLAYFALMWAGSFALGVALGMTYERTTTLAFTAAGNNFELAIAVAIGVFGVTSGQALAGVVGPLIEVPVLVGLVHVSLWARRRYYPRATTRTRHRPPATGKRST; encoded by the coding sequence GTGAGCGACGTCGTCGGCGAGCGGGCCGGCACCTCCTCCGAGGACGCCGTCGCGACGCGGCTCTCTACCCTCGACCGGTTCCTGCCGGTGTGGATCGTCGCGGCCATGGCCCTCGGGCTCCTCCTCGGACGCAGCATCCCCGGCCTCGACGACGCCCTCGCGAGCGTGGAGATCGGGTCGGTCTCCCTGCCCATCGCCGTCGGCCTGCTGGTCATGATGTACCCGGTCCTGGCCAAGGTCCGCTACGACGAGCTCGGCCGCGTCGCCGCCGACCGGCGCCTCCTCGCGGCGTCCATCCTGCTGAACTGGATCGTGGGCCCGGCGCTCATGTTCGCCCTGGCCTGGCTGATGCTGCCCGACCTCCCGGAGTACCGCACCGGCCTGATCATCGTCGGCCTCGCCCGCTGCATCGCCATGGTCCTGATCTGGAACGACCTGGCGTGCGGCGACCGGGAGGCCGCCGCGATCCTCGTCGCGATCAACTCGGTCTTCCAGGTCGTCGCCTTCGCCGGGCTCGGCTACCTCTACCTCGAGCTGCTCCCCGGCTGGCTCGGCCTCGCCGACACCGGCGGGGGCGGCGGGGGCGGGCTCCACGTGTCGGTCTGGGACATCGCGACGTCGGTCCTGGTCTTCCTCGGCGTGCCGCTCCTGGCCGGGTTCCTCACCCGGACCCTCGGCGAGCGGGCGAGGGGCCGCGACTGGTACGAGACGACGTTCCTGCCCCGCATCGGCCCGACCGCCCTCCACGGGCTGCTGTTCACGATCGTCGTCCTGTTCGCCCTGCAGGGCGACACCATCACCCACCGGCCCCTCGACGTGGCCCGCATCGCGCTGCCACTCCTGGCCTACTTCGCCCTCATGTGGGCGGGCTCGTTCGCCCTCGGCGTCGCGCTCGGGATGACCTACGAGCGCACCACCACGCTGGCGTTCACCGCGGCAGGCAACAACTTCGAGCTGGCCATCGCCGTGGCGATCGGCGTCTTTGGGGTCACCTCCGGACAGGCCCTCGCCGGAGTCGTCGGCCCCCTCATCGAGGTCCCCGTGCTGGTCGGGCTCGTCCACGTCTCCCTGTGGGCCCGCCGCCGGTACTACCCCCGCGCCACCACCCGAACCCGTCACCGCCCGCCCGCGACCGGAAAGAGATCCACATGA